From Sulfuracidifex tepidarius, one genomic window encodes:
- a CDS encoding HEPN domain-containing protein: protein MDPPKFREFAKGFYRVARRDNERAKRALEIRDFPECFFYSQQSVEKSVKAMLELKLIYRKEHDVIADASSNLQDLGEELDVVLNALDYLSGAWDISQYPFFNADTVTTPEDFVTEEMCREGIRYSD from the coding sequence ATTGATCCCCCCAAATTCAGAGAATTCGCCAAAGGGTTCTACAGAGTCGCTAGGAGGGACAACGAGAGGGCTAAAAGGGCATTGGAAATTAGAGACTTCCCAGAGTGCTTCTTTTACTCGCAACAGTCTGTTGAAAAGAGCGTAAAGGCGATGTTAGAGCTAAAACTGATATACCGAAAAGAACATGACGTCATAGCTGACGCTTCCAGCAACCTACAAGACCTAGGAGAGGAGCTCGACGTGGTCCTGAACGCTTTGGACTACCTCAGTGGGGCCTGGGACATCTCCCAGTACCCGTTCTTCAACGCAGACACTGTGACCACGCCTGAGGACTTCGTGACCGAGGAGATGTGCAGGGAAGGGATAAGGTACTCTGACTAG
- a CDS encoding PD-(D/E)XK nuclease family protein yields the protein MSLADEIKKILTENPSIIADVLTSRPEILYQALAKLMPWQNLATKDDLKDLATKEELEEIKRVMATKDDIKNIATKDDIKNIATKDDIKNIATKDDIKNIATKDDIKNIATKKDIKRLEVTISALGARWGITAEDVFRQGIVELLADVGWKVDREITFDKEGFVYGYPSEVEIDVVVNDGKVILVELNASLKRGELVQISKKREFYEKVKGRKVSEVMVVTPFIDDRNEERVVAIANSLGIKIVKPSELDSQD from the coding sequence ATGTCTCTGGCTGACGAGATCAAAAAGATATTGACGGAAAATCCCTCTATCATAGCAGATGTATTGACATCTAGGCCTGAAATTCTCTACCAAGCCCTCGCGAAGCTTATGCCTTGGCAGAATTTAGCTACAAAGGATGACCTCAAGGATTTGGCTACAAAAGAGGAACTAGAGGAAATAAAGAGAGTAATGGCCACGAAGGACGACATAAAGAACATTGCCACGAAGGACGACATAAAGAACATTGCCACGAAGGACGACATAAAGAACATTGCCACGAAGGACGACATAAAGAACATTGCCACGAAGGACGACATAAAGAACATTGCCACGAAAAAGGATATTAAGAGGTTAGAGGTCACGATTAGTGCTCTTGGGGCTAGGTGGGGGATTACAGCGGAGGACGTCTTCAGACAAGGTATTGTTGAGTTGCTAGCCGATGTCGGCTGGAAGGTCGACAGGGAGATCACCTTCGATAAGGAAGGCTTTGTTTACGGTTATCCTTCGGAGGTAGAGATCGATGTTGTCGTAAATGACGGTAAGGTAATCTTAGTAGAGCTGAATGCCTCATTGAAGAGGGGCGAGTTAGTGCAAATAAGTAAGAAAAGGGAATTTTATGAGAAGGTTAAGGGCAGAAAGGTCTCTGAAGTTATGGTAGTTACCCCCTTTATAGACGATAGAAATGAGGAGAGGGTCGTAGCTATTGCTAACTCTTTGGGAATTAAGATAGTTAAGCCCAGTGAGCTAGATAGTCAAGATTAA
- a CDS encoding sugar porter family MFS transporter, producing MSIEKLSMEDELLKKMDSNSANKIYWSLTLLATVGGFLFGYDTADIGTALDLIPYHLSAFALGYLVAGASLGAAIGAIVAGPLTDKYGRKSILIVDALIYAIGAVVSALTVNADVLLVARTFIGLAVGADSAIATAYIAEYAPKDKRGSLEMLQEWMITFAQTISYIIGFAVLFSLPSLAFNDDWRIILGLAAIPAIIGLIYRTKMPESPRWLMLKGKTEKLKSTLAFLGIRDVNDDEIKRITEEVKRDSKRPEFSPGIKRALLVAGLWMMFQQITGINIPFYYGPKIFAPLFGSGSGLSGITDGILATLVISATQTLIVLAALKYVDKIGRRGLGKIGYFGMALFMVIGGLSFIYLSGFSKIVSLIVAFIGFMIFFGLGVGGIGWTIQGEYFPTHVRGTMASILAFINWMSNFALIEIFPAWDKAVGLGYVMLTFAALSFIAWALFMFMLPETKGLSVEEIAQMFEKVGGREKEDIQESK from the coding sequence ATAAGTATAGAAAAGCTCTCTATGGAAGATGAATTACTAAAGAAGATGGATTCAAACTCTGCGAACAAAATTTATTGGTCTTTGACCCTCCTCGCAACGGTGGGAGGGTTCCTCTTCGGATACGACACAGCTGACATAGGAACTGCCTTGGACTTAATTCCTTACCATCTTTCAGCTTTCGCCTTAGGTTACCTAGTTGCAGGAGCGTCCCTGGGTGCAGCTATAGGTGCGATAGTAGCGGGGCCGTTGACTGACAAGTACGGTAGGAAGTCTATCCTGATAGTTGACGCTTTAATATACGCTATAGGTGCCGTGGTCTCAGCGCTCACCGTGAATGCAGACGTCCTTTTAGTGGCTAGGACGTTCATAGGGCTAGCTGTGGGAGCTGACTCCGCGATAGCCACAGCCTACATAGCGGAGTATGCGCCGAAGGATAAGAGAGGCTCCCTTGAGATGTTACAGGAGTGGATGATCACCTTTGCCCAGACAATCTCCTACATAATAGGCTTCGCGGTCCTCTTCTCCCTCCCTTCTCTAGCCTTTAACGACGACTGGAGGATCATCCTGGGACTGGCAGCTATTCCTGCCATCATAGGGCTGATATATAGGACTAAGATGCCGGAGTCGCCTAGGTGGCTTATGTTAAAGGGGAAGACGGAGAAGCTGAAGTCTACCCTCGCTTTCCTCGGCATAAGGGACGTAAACGACGACGAGATCAAGAGGATAACCGAGGAGGTCAAGAGGGACAGCAAGAGACCTGAGTTCTCCCCGGGCATAAAGAGGGCACTCCTGGTTGCGGGGCTGTGGATGATGTTCCAGCAAATAACAGGGATAAACATTCCTTTCTACTACGGCCCTAAGATATTCGCTCCGCTGTTCGGGAGTGGGTCTGGACTCAGCGGGATCACAGACGGTATCCTAGCCACCTTAGTTATCTCAGCGACTCAGACTTTGATAGTCCTGGCAGCGTTGAAGTACGTTGACAAGATAGGAAGGAGGGGGCTTGGGAAGATAGGCTACTTTGGAATGGCGTTATTCATGGTAATTGGAGGGCTCTCATTCATTTACCTGAGTGGGTTCAGTAAGATAGTAAGCCTGATAGTGGCGTTCATAGGTTTCATGATATTCTTCGGACTCGGAGTGGGCGGAATAGGGTGGACAATTCAGGGAGAGTACTTTCCGACTCACGTGAGGGGGACTATGGCTTCCATCCTAGCGTTCATAAACTGGATGTCCAACTTCGCACTTATTGAGATATTCCCGGCTTGGGACAAGGCAGTTGGGCTGGGATACGTGATGTTGACCTTTGCAGCACTCTCCTTCATAGCGTGGGCATTGTTCATGTTCATGTTGCCTGAAACTAAGGGACTAAGCGTAGAGGAAATTGCGCAGATGTTCGAGAAGGTCGGAGGGAGAGAGAAGGAAGACATTCAGGAGAGTAAGTGA